Proteins from a genomic interval of Aestuariirhabdus haliotis:
- a CDS encoding S1C family serine protease: MRFSPVIMLSRPLWLAALLIAFNVQASPIADLFAKVDPSVVTIRISEQVIDPKKSNAMRSSSGLGTGIVISKDGLIMTANHVVELADAVVVEFSSGELISAKVKSADASTDVALLKLDSLPKKLSVAKLGDSDKVRVGEQIFVIGSPYGVKHTLSVGYVTGRREVGRVRGQLTPVEFLQTDAAINQGNSGGPMFNLKGEVIGIVSHIRTRSGGNEGLGFASTINLAKRMLLDEKSFWAGVEVMVMGPAEAKALNVPQDFGLLVQRVAKNSPAYFLGLRPGTLPIKYGNDSLVLGGDIIIGIMGIQLTDELLDAADSPIRKRVAQLKKGDRIEMTVFREGEVIKLFTTR, translated from the coding sequence GTGAGATTTTCCCCGGTAATTATGTTGTCTCGACCACTGTGGTTGGCGGCTTTGCTAATCGCCTTTAATGTGCAGGCGTCACCGATTGCCGATCTGTTTGCGAAGGTGGATCCGAGTGTCGTGACCATCCGCATCAGTGAGCAGGTAATCGATCCCAAGAAAAGCAATGCAATGCGCTCAAGCAGTGGTTTGGGTACCGGGATAGTGATCTCCAAAGATGGATTGATCATGACGGCGAACCATGTGGTGGAGTTGGCCGATGCGGTTGTCGTTGAGTTTTCTTCTGGAGAACTGATCAGTGCCAAAGTGAAGTCAGCGGATGCGTCAACGGATGTGGCCTTGTTAAAGCTGGATTCTCTACCCAAAAAGCTCTCGGTGGCCAAGCTGGGAGATTCAGACAAGGTGCGTGTCGGCGAGCAGATTTTTGTTATCGGTTCCCCTTATGGGGTCAAACACACGCTTTCGGTAGGGTATGTGACCGGCCGCCGTGAGGTTGGGCGGGTTCGCGGCCAGTTAACCCCGGTCGAATTCTTACAGACCGATGCGGCTATTAATCAGGGCAATTCCGGTGGCCCCATGTTTAACCTGAAAGGTGAAGTGATTGGCATTGTCAGCCATATTCGCACGCGCTCCGGCGGTAACGAGGGTTTGGGGTTTGCCTCTACCATTAATTTGGCCAAACGCATGCTGCTCGATGAAAAAAGCTTTTGGGCGGGTGTCGAGGTGATGGTAATGGGGCCAGCAGAGGCCAAAGCACTTAACGTGCCACAGGACTTCGGTTTGCTGGTGCAGCGGGTGGCGAAGAATTCTCCGGCGTATTTTCTGGGCCTGAGGCCAGGCACCTTGCCGATCAAATATGGTAACGACAGTCTGGTATTGGGGGGCGATATCATCATTGGTATCATGGGGATTCAGCTGACCGATGAATTGCTCGATGCTGCTGATTCTCCCATCCGCAAACGGGTCGCTCAGCTCAAGAAAGGTGACCGGATTGAGATGACGGTGTTCCGTGAAGGTGAAGTCATCAAACTCTTTACTACTCGATAG
- a CDS encoding Nif3-like dinuclear metal center hexameric protein has protein sequence MYKLAVFVPPSHLESLKEALFAAGAGRIGNYGRCAWQTLGEGQFMALEGADPFIGDVGELERVSEYKVEMVCTDELIRTVVKVLKQAHPYETPAYEVWRIEDL, from the coding sequence TTGTACAAGCTGGCCGTTTTCGTTCCACCCAGTCACCTTGAAAGCCTCAAGGAGGCGCTGTTTGCTGCCGGTGCGGGCCGCATCGGCAACTATGGCCGGTGCGCCTGGCAAACTCTGGGTGAGGGACAGTTTATGGCCCTTGAAGGAGCGGACCCTTTTATTGGTGATGTCGGCGAATTAGAGCGGGTCAGCGAGTACAAGGTAGAGATGGTGTGCACCGATGAACTTATTCGCACCGTTGTGAAGGTTTTGAAGCAAGCTCACCCCTATGAAACGCCAGCCTATGAGGTTTGGCGAATCGAAGATTTATAA
- a CDS encoding NUDIX hydrolase, producing MKFCSDCGATVGLNIPEGDNRPRYICTRCDMIHYQNPKIVAGCIPVYDNRILLCKRAIEPRYGYWTLPAGFMENGESCEEGAARETEEEACAQVENLRLYTLFSLPHIDQVHLFYLADMTTEHFAPGSESLMTQLLPEAEIPWDELAFPTIGRTLRYYFADRQAGHFPVRSEALLRPVRAN from the coding sequence ATGAAGTTTTGTAGTGATTGCGGCGCCACAGTAGGGCTAAACATTCCCGAAGGAGACAATCGTCCCCGTTACATCTGCACCCGATGCGACATGATTCATTATCAAAACCCCAAGATCGTCGCCGGCTGCATTCCGGTTTACGATAACCGCATTCTGCTTTGCAAACGCGCCATAGAACCGCGCTACGGCTACTGGACCCTACCCGCCGGGTTTATGGAGAACGGTGAAAGCTGCGAAGAAGGCGCAGCCCGGGAAACCGAAGAGGAAGCCTGCGCCCAGGTTGAGAACCTGAGGCTCTACACCTTGTTTAGCTTGCCCCATATCGATCAGGTTCATCTCTTTTATCTGGCCGATATGACCACCGAGCACTTTGCTCCAGGCAGCGAAAGCCTGATGACTCAATTGCTTCCGGAAGCAGAGATTCCCTGGGACGAGCTAGCCTTCCCAACCATCGGACGCACTCTCAGATATTATTTTGCCGACCGCCAGGCCGGCCATTTTCCGGTTCGCTCTGAAGCCCTGCTTCGCCCCGTACGAGCCAATTAG
- a CDS encoding DUF3135 domain-containing protein, whose amino-acid sequence MQTLPSFDELHHLAEDDPERFEQLKSQLIQEFIQEAPQHLQPRLRGIQFQAEMQTRHSTNPVSRCITLSSMMFEALESLKQAISHPASGPRQKAVIYPLQTSPPGAP is encoded by the coding sequence ATGCAAACCCTACCATCATTCGATGAACTCCATCATCTGGCCGAAGACGACCCGGAACGCTTTGAGCAGCTCAAAAGTCAGTTGATACAGGAATTCATCCAAGAGGCTCCGCAACACCTGCAACCCCGGCTTCGTGGCATACAATTCCAGGCCGAGATGCAAACACGACACAGCACCAACCCCGTCAGTCGTTGTATCACCCTGTCGAGCATGATGTTTGAGGCTCTGGAATCATTAAAACAGGCGATTAGCCACCCGGCATCGGGACCACGACAAAAAGCCGTTATCTACCCCTTACAAACCTCACCACCCGGCGCCCCGTAA
- a CDS encoding NUDIX hydrolase, whose product MINQLKSRLRQHQPRQLIGASEARDLPEAGVLIPLRERAGEVELVLTLRSEQLSTHSGEVAFPGGKRDLEDRDLWHTALRESHEEIGLDPSTVTRLAEMGPLVSRFGIKVTPFVGIIPADAQLEANLDELDCIFSVPLSFFLEDKRLRTDSIRFQQKTYYVPAYEYDGYQIWGLTAVMLVELLNVALDAGIPLHAPQFSTENLNR is encoded by the coding sequence ATGATTAATCAACTCAAAAGCCGTTTACGACAACACCAGCCCCGTCAGTTGATTGGTGCCTCGGAGGCACGCGATTTGCCCGAGGCCGGGGTGCTGATTCCGTTGCGCGAGCGTGCAGGAGAAGTTGAGCTGGTGCTGACCCTGAGATCTGAACAACTTTCGACTCACAGTGGCGAAGTGGCTTTTCCTGGTGGCAAAAGGGATCTGGAAGATCGGGATCTGTGGCATACCGCGCTGAGGGAAAGCCATGAGGAGATCGGCCTGGATCCCTCTACGGTAACTCGACTGGCAGAGATGGGCCCTCTGGTTTCCCGCTTTGGTATCAAGGTCACGCCTTTTGTTGGCATTATTCCAGCCGATGCACAGCTGGAGGCGAATCTGGATGAACTGGACTGTATTTTTTCGGTACCTTTATCGTTCTTTCTGGAGGATAAACGGCTTCGTACCGATTCCATCCGCTTCCAGCAAAAAACCTATTATGTTCCCGCGTATGAGTACGATGGCTACCAAATTTGGGGGCTGACAGCGGTGATGCTGGTCGAGTTGCTTAATGTTGCGCTCGATGCGGGTATTCCCCTGCATGCCCCACAGTTCAGCACTGAAAACCTGAATCGCTAG
- a CDS encoding gamma carbonic anhydrase family protein: MIYQLGDRQLETATQDFYIAESASVIGSVRLEANASVWFNAVIRGDNELITIGENSNVQDGSVLHTDPGFPLTLGANVTVGHKVMLHGCDVGDGSLIGINAVVLNGAKIGRNCIIGANALVPEGKEIPDGSVVMGSPGKVVKQLSESQQLMLAAGAQHYVANSKRYRQELRPDPRFIQGQSE; encoded by the coding sequence ATGATCTACCAATTGGGAGATCGGCAGTTAGAAACTGCTACCCAGGATTTTTACATCGCCGAGAGCGCCTCTGTGATTGGCTCGGTTCGCCTGGAGGCGAATGCCAGTGTGTGGTTTAACGCGGTGATTCGTGGTGATAATGAGCTGATCACCATCGGTGAAAACAGCAATGTCCAGGACGGTTCGGTATTGCATACTGATCCTGGCTTTCCCTTGACTCTGGGGGCGAATGTCACCGTTGGTCACAAGGTGATGTTGCATGGTTGCGATGTCGGTGATGGGTCCTTGATTGGAATCAATGCTGTGGTTTTGAATGGGGCTAAGATTGGCCGTAACTGTATTATTGGTGCCAATGCCCTGGTTCCGGAAGGCAAGGAGATCCCGGATGGTTCTGTTGTGATGGGATCGCCAGGCAAGGTGGTTAAGCAGCTGAGCGAGAGTCAGCAATTGATGCTGGCAGCGGGTGCCCAGCATTACGTGGCCAACAGCAAGCGTTATCGACAAGAGCTTCGTCCCGATCCCCGCTTTATACAAGGGCAATCGGAATGA
- a CDS encoding DUF1289 domain-containing protein: MTTRPVASPCVSICALDEDDICVGCYRSDQEIMQWREMDDDQRRQVIDAANQRAASMGRGLGER, from the coding sequence ATGACGACTCGGCCAGTGGCATCCCCCTGTGTCAGTATTTGTGCGCTGGATGAGGATGATATCTGTGTGGGCTGTTATCGCTCTGATCAGGAGATTATGCAGTGGCGGGAGATGGACGATGACCAGCGCCGGCAGGTTATCGATGCAGCTAATCAACGAGCAGCGTCTATGGGACGGGGGTTAGGTGAGCGTTAA
- a CDS encoding SGNH/GDSL hydrolase family protein: MSVKWYRLGWYIGLLLSPVLILQGLWIRHRTERLPDAEGAPEGCEGESEHPVLRLHLLGESPVAGVGVESRRQGLACQTARALIGELDAQVHWSEMGETGSNARQWAQRVAGDKVLHACKFDAVVVVLGVNDTKGLVSLRRWRLQLEALIENLELNADIVVFSAVPEMGRFTALAPPLKWWLGCRARMLDDELMRVVEHQNNQIAGMHISRLNPGLELTPEMLARDGFHPSQEGYSHWGGALAKHIASLMVQPREGLRQHAR, from the coding sequence GTGAGCGTTAAGTGGTATCGGCTGGGTTGGTATATAGGCTTGTTGCTGTCTCCCGTGTTGATTCTGCAAGGGCTGTGGATACGCCACCGTACGGAACGCCTGCCCGACGCCGAGGGCGCCCCTGAAGGCTGTGAAGGTGAATCAGAGCATCCGGTGTTGCGTCTACATCTACTGGGTGAGTCACCCGTTGCCGGCGTCGGCGTGGAATCCCGGCGACAGGGGTTGGCTTGCCAGACGGCCAGGGCCCTGATTGGCGAGCTGGATGCGCAGGTGCACTGGTCTGAGATGGGGGAAACGGGCAGCAACGCCCGGCAGTGGGCTCAGCGAGTTGCTGGCGATAAGGTTCTGCATGCGTGCAAGTTTGACGCGGTGGTAGTGGTCTTGGGGGTCAACGACACCAAGGGGCTGGTTTCTCTTCGTCGATGGCGTTTACAGCTTGAAGCTCTGATCGAAAATCTTGAGCTGAATGCCGATATTGTGGTTTTTTCGGCGGTGCCGGAAATGGGTCGGTTTACGGCCTTGGCGCCTCCGTTGAAGTGGTGGTTGGGTTGTCGTGCACGAATGCTGGATGATGAACTGATGCGAGTGGTTGAGCACCAAAACAATCAGATCGCCGGGATGCATATCAGCCGGCTCAATCCGGGGCTGGAATTAACGCCAGAGATGCTGGCCAGGGATGGTTTTCATCCTTCACAAGAGGGGTATTCCCATTGGGGGGGAGCACTGGCTAAACATATCGCTTCGCTGATGGTACAACCCAGGGAAGGTCTTCGACAGCACGCCCGATAG
- the ccmI gene encoding c-type cytochrome biogenesis protein CcmI has product MVVFWLVTVVMVVVALSFVLVPLLRSKKTETGALDEAAVNVTVYRERLAELEAEHAEGKIDQAEFAKLQLEQQRALLEDASMASEKKALYEGKRWLLPAVLLVLLPISSYGLYFQLGASALLTAQPANEADNPHAAGGMVEMLASLKEELKANPDNSQGWFTLGRIYLSIGRYEEAVTAFDRVTEILGQEHAEILSQKAQALYFGAGNQMTPEVQSIIDRALADDPNDPQLNGLLGMVAFDQGRFAQSITYWETMLANAREGMSEEGIRQAIEVARQQLAQSGGEMPSPAAAVSSQPQTSSDAGLLGGKPVKVLVELDTALVSEVSAGETVFVALKRAGGPPMPIAAVKFSARELPALITLDDSNLLGQAPDIAADVPLVLVATLSKSGTAGAKSGDSRGMSAPMTLGDMGEKVIPVNIGTLIP; this is encoded by the coding sequence ATGGTTGTCTTTTGGTTAGTTACAGTTGTGATGGTTGTGGTGGCGTTGTCGTTTGTGCTGGTGCCTTTGTTGCGGTCTAAAAAAACCGAAACCGGCGCGCTGGATGAAGCAGCGGTTAACGTGACGGTCTATCGAGAGCGCCTTGCTGAGCTCGAAGCCGAGCATGCCGAAGGTAAAATTGATCAGGCCGAATTTGCTAAGTTGCAGTTGGAGCAGCAGCGTGCTCTGCTCGAAGATGCTTCTATGGCAAGCGAGAAAAAAGCCCTTTACGAAGGCAAGCGATGGCTATTGCCTGCCGTGTTGCTGGTACTGCTTCCAATCAGCAGCTACGGGCTCTATTTCCAGTTGGGGGCCAGCGCCCTGTTGACGGCGCAACCGGCCAATGAAGCTGACAACCCTCATGCTGCCGGAGGCATGGTTGAGATGCTGGCCAGCTTGAAGGAGGAGCTTAAGGCGAACCCTGATAACTCCCAAGGCTGGTTTACCCTGGGCCGTATCTATCTCTCCATTGGGCGATATGAGGAAGCGGTAACAGCGTTTGACAGGGTCACCGAGATCCTGGGTCAGGAGCATGCAGAAATTTTGTCCCAGAAAGCCCAGGCACTCTATTTTGGCGCTGGCAATCAAATGACACCAGAAGTTCAGTCGATCATCGATCGAGCGCTGGCTGACGACCCAAATGACCCTCAGCTGAATGGGCTTTTAGGGATGGTTGCCTTTGATCAGGGGCGCTTTGCTCAATCGATTACCTATTGGGAAACCATGCTAGCCAATGCCCGTGAAGGTATGAGTGAGGAAGGTATTCGTCAGGCGATTGAAGTGGCCAGGCAACAACTGGCACAAAGCGGTGGTGAAATGCCTTCACCCGCTGCTGCGGTTTCCAGCCAGCCTCAAACGTCATCGGACGCTGGGTTGTTGGGTGGCAAGCCCGTCAAGGTGTTGGTGGAGCTGGATACGGCTTTGGTCTCAGAGGTCTCTGCCGGGGAAACGGTATTTGTTGCGCTTAAGCGAGCGGGTGGACCGCCGATGCCCATAGCGGCTGTCAAATTCAGCGCTAGGGAGTTGCCTGCCCTGATTACTCTGGATGATAGCAATCTGTTGGGACAGGCCCCGGATATTGCGGCGGATGTTCCTCTGGTGTTAGTGGCAACCCTGTCCAAGTCAGGCACGGCAGGGGCCAAATCGGGTGATTCCAGAGGGATGTCTGCGCCCATGACACTTGGTGATATGGGGGAGAAGGTTATCCCGGTTAATATCGGTACCCTGATCCCTTGA
- a CDS encoding c-type cytochrome, whose product MKKVIASAAALLLSASVFAADGKAVYEKACKVCHAAGVAGAPKANDAAAWEPRLALGMDALLASVKNGKNAMPAGAMCADCSDDDYKAAIEYMSK is encoded by the coding sequence ATGAAAAAAGTAATTGCTAGTGCTGCAGCTCTGCTGCTATCCGCCTCTGTATTTGCTGCTGATGGCAAAGCCGTATACGAAAAAGCCTGCAAAGTATGCCACGCCGCTGGAGTAGCCGGTGCACCTAAAGCAAACGACGCCGCCGCCTGGGAGCCCCGCCTTGCATTGGGTATGGACGCTTTGCTAGCCAGCGTCAAGAACGGTAAAAATGCGATGCCTGCCGGTGCTATGTGTGCCGATTGCTCCGATGACGACTATAAGGCTGCGATTGAGTACATGAGTAAGTAA
- a CDS encoding GGDEF domain-containing protein — translation MLSRLMSILNVRFHIADLVRASHHSDDFKCTRAGYIARRLKLFSYAFAGLCALWIPFDLVALSEPHVFPIVASRIGLVVFLLGIGSFSTKWEAPYGIHFLLASFVLLLCGFYLFSRAVLGADSAGVVASYSLLPFVYIAALAIFPLTLLEGVLCCSVVVACLFLDLWASDSLLSSGALLSFWLISTLVMITLWAQMGYLHLLMQFYRQAAMDSLTGLSNRYGLISSMKSALSQAESGQDFAILMFDIDGCKRINRTYGQYIGDKVLRCFGGMMKAHLRGADIVGRYAGDKFVALLRNANKEQAHKLAERLRLACERDPVYTHTGESVGFTVNVGVVMGGQGADVEQLLEALDELLYSSKNEGSNRVVLLAEDG, via the coding sequence ATGTTGTCACGCCTTATGAGTATATTGAATGTAAGGTTTCATATCGCTGATCTGGTGAGAGCCAGTCACCATTCTGATGATTTTAAATGTACGCGTGCTGGCTATATAGCGCGACGTTTGAAACTGTTCAGCTATGCCTTTGCGGGTCTTTGCGCGCTTTGGATACCGTTCGATCTTGTCGCTTTATCAGAGCCCCATGTCTTTCCAATCGTGGCCTCTCGCATTGGCCTGGTTGTGTTCTTGCTGGGTATTGGCAGTTTTAGTACTAAATGGGAAGCCCCGTATGGGATTCACTTTTTGTTAGCTTCGTTTGTGTTGCTGCTGTGTGGCTTTTATCTGTTTTCGAGGGCGGTGCTGGGCGCGGATTCTGCCGGGGTGGTGGCCAGCTACTCGCTGTTGCCCTTTGTTTATATTGCGGCATTGGCCATTTTTCCCCTGACCCTTTTGGAGGGGGTGCTATGTTGTTCTGTGGTGGTGGCCTGCCTTTTTCTGGATCTTTGGGCGTCGGATTCCCTGCTTAGTTCGGGGGCGCTTCTTAGTTTTTGGTTGATCTCCACACTGGTGATGATCACTCTATGGGCGCAAATGGGGTACTTGCACCTGCTAATGCAGTTTTATCGTCAGGCGGCAATGGATTCGCTGACAGGCTTGAGTAACCGCTATGGCCTTATCAGTAGCATGAAGTCCGCTTTATCCCAGGCTGAGTCCGGGCAGGATTTTGCGATTCTCATGTTCGATATCGATGGTTGTAAGCGTATCAATCGCACCTACGGACAATATATCGGAGATAAGGTGCTGAGGTGTTTTGGGGGAATGATGAAAGCTCATCTCCGTGGTGCTGATATTGTAGGGCGATATGCCGGAGACAAGTTTGTAGCCTTGTTGAGAAATGCTAACAAAGAGCAGGCACATAAGTTGGCTGAGCGCTTGCGGTTGGCTTGCGAAAGAGATCCGGTTTATACCCATACGGGCGAATCGGTAGGTTTTACTGTCAATGTCGGCGTTGTAATGGGTGGTCAAGGTGCGGATGTTGAGCAGTTGCTGGAAGCTCTGGATGAGTTGCTTTACTCATCCAAGAATGAAGGCAGCAATCGAGTGGTGTTGCTAGCAGAAGACGGTTGA
- a CDS encoding HlyC/CorC family transporter encodes MNDIPLGYLFATLGLLILSSAFFSSSETGMMALNRYRLKHLAQKGHSGAQRASRLLERPDRLIGIILIGNNFVNIFASVIATVIAVRLWGDAGIAIATGALTLVILIFAEVTPKTLAALHPERIAFPASILLTPLLWLLYPAVWLVNIITNGLLRVLGVNPEATTEHHLNADELRTVVHESKQKLPRKRQGMLLNILDLEKVSVDHIMIPRNEINGIDIEDDLAVIVEQLRASQHTRMPIFKGDINNLIGLLHMRNFSRFLIREEQSKAALLQEAKDPYFVPENTPLHTQMFNFQKEKQRLGFVVDEYGDVQGMITLDDILEEIVGEFTTDVADINQDITPRSDGSFHIDGTATIREINKTLNWELPVDGPKTLNGLIVERLESIPETNICLSIGEYRIETVLIKDNMIKTANLNHFDPSHR; translated from the coding sequence TTGAACGACATTCCCCTGGGCTACCTATTTGCCACCCTGGGCCTATTAATACTCAGCTCCGCCTTCTTCTCCAGTTCTGAAACCGGAATGATGGCACTTAATCGCTATCGACTGAAACACCTTGCCCAAAAGGGACACTCTGGCGCACAACGTGCCAGTCGGTTGCTCGAACGCCCTGATCGCCTGATCGGTATCATTCTGATCGGCAACAATTTTGTTAATATTTTCGCCTCCGTGATAGCTACGGTAATTGCTGTTCGGCTCTGGGGAGACGCAGGTATCGCCATCGCCACCGGCGCACTCACCCTGGTGATCCTGATTTTTGCTGAGGTGACTCCCAAGACCCTGGCCGCATTGCACCCTGAACGCATCGCTTTTCCCGCCAGCATTCTGTTAACCCCTTTATTGTGGCTACTCTACCCGGCGGTCTGGCTGGTAAACATTATCACCAACGGCCTGCTGCGAGTGCTGGGGGTTAATCCCGAAGCAACCACCGAGCATCACCTGAATGCAGACGAGCTGCGTACCGTAGTGCATGAATCGAAACAGAAGCTGCCCCGCAAGCGCCAGGGCATGCTGCTCAATATTCTCGATCTGGAAAAGGTGTCGGTGGATCACATTATGATTCCCCGCAACGAAATTAATGGCATCGATATCGAGGACGACCTGGCGGTAATCGTCGAGCAACTGCGAGCCAGCCAACATACCCGCATGCCCATTTTTAAAGGTGACATTAACAACCTGATTGGTTTGCTGCACATGCGTAATTTCTCCCGCTTTCTAATCCGGGAAGAACAAAGCAAGGCCGCCCTGCTGCAGGAAGCAAAAGACCCCTATTTCGTACCCGAAAACACACCACTGCACACTCAAATGTTCAACTTCCAGAAAGAGAAGCAACGACTGGGTTTCGTGGTAGACGAATACGGTGACGTACAGGGCATGATCACTCTGGATGATATTCTTGAAGAGATCGTCGGAGAATTCACCACAGATGTAGCCGACATCAACCAGGACATTACTCCCAGAAGCGACGGCAGTTTTCATATTGACGGCACAGCCACCATCCGTGAAATCAACAAAACGTTGAACTGGGAGTTACCAGTAGATGGGCCAAAAACACTCAACGGCTTGATTGTCGAGCGACTCGAATCCATTCCGGAAACCAATATTTGCTTAAGCATTGGCGAATACCGTATCGAAACAGTTCTTATTAAAGACAACATGATCAAAACAGCCAACCTGAACCATTTTGATCCCAGCCATCGCTGA
- a CDS encoding cytochrome C assembly family protein, with the protein MNIIIPSIIAITLYLAATVYQVPALLRARPVNKSLLQLLALGGATAQTFSIYFTLHTPAGINLSFFNVGSLVSWAIVLVVLLSSLKKPVESLFAGLIPVAALCVMLAATGATPEAILNNTQAPTIIHILLSITAYSLLTIATVQALLLAYQEHRIKTKHPRGLGRIFPPLQTMDILLFEFIWVGMILLTLSLVTGIIYIDNMFAQQLTHKTLLSLVAWVVYAVLLWGRHQRGWRGLTAARWTLAGFALLMLSYFGSKFVLDLLLQ; encoded by the coding sequence ATGAACATCATAATCCCCAGTATCATCGCTATTACTCTTTACCTGGCGGCCACCGTATATCAGGTTCCCGCGCTGTTACGGGCTCGCCCGGTAAACAAGTCCCTGTTGCAACTGCTGGCTTTGGGTGGTGCGACTGCACAAACTTTTAGCATCTATTTCACCCTTCACACCCCGGCCGGCATCAACCTTAGCTTCTTTAATGTTGGCTCCCTGGTCTCATGGGCCATCGTTCTGGTTGTTTTGCTGAGCAGCCTCAAAAAACCTGTTGAGAGCTTATTCGCCGGGTTAATTCCCGTTGCTGCCCTCTGTGTCATGCTGGCTGCAACGGGAGCAACACCTGAAGCGATTCTTAACAATACTCAGGCACCAACCATCATCCATATATTGCTGTCCATTACAGCCTACAGCTTGTTGACCATTGCGACGGTTCAGGCGCTGCTATTGGCCTACCAGGAACACAGGATTAAAACCAAACACCCTCGTGGTCTTGGCCGTATCTTCCCACCTCTGCAAACCATGGATATCCTGCTGTTCGAATTCATATGGGTTGGCATGATATTGCTAACGCTCTCGCTAGTTACCGGGATCATCTACATCGACAACATGTTTGCCCAGCAACTGACCCATAAGACATTACTCTCCCTTGTGGCCTGGGTTGTGTATGCCGTATTGCTGTGGGGGCGCCATCAACGGGGTTGGCGGGGGCTTACAGCAGCTCGCTGGACCCTGGCAGGTTTTGCCCTGCTGATGCTGTCTTATTTCGGTAGTAAATTCGTTCTCGATCTACTGCTTCAATAA